The following DNA comes from Miscanthus floridulus cultivar M001 chromosome 5, ASM1932011v1, whole genome shotgun sequence.
TGGTGGACGGTTTCATAAAGGAGGTCCAGCACCCTTGACTGGCTTGTGAGACAGGGTGAAATCCGCTTCGCTACAATGTTAGCCAACTGTGCTATGGTGACATCCTGACATGCCACATGTAGTTCGGTGGcacatcagttttttttttttttgaatggtGGCACAGCAGTTGCTTTTACCACGCTAGCCATATTGGTGAGGGCAACAAGGTTagttagtttttttaaaaaaagctaGGAGagttattttaaaatatttattaaAAGGATAGTCGAGCAAGAGATCAACTAATTGTGATTAATAGGACGACTTGATAACAATGCTCGCAAAAATAAAACAATCTACAAAACAGAAgacaaagaaagagagaaaaacatgAGTACAATAGCGCACGAACATTGTTCACTTTATATGGATGTGGAACACTTACTCTTTCTGTCTTAAAATAAGTCTTCATCTCATATTTTGAGGAGTCAAATCAATCTCAACTTTAACtagcgccctgttcgcttggcttataagccgtacttttttagtcaacgaacaatatttttctctcacaacaaatcagccaacagtactttcagccatggcttatcagcagAGCGAATAGAGCATAGGTTTGCAAAAATTAGTATCAAAATTTGTATCTCCAAGTATATTTTACTATGCAAATATATGATGTAACTTATCTAATAATGTTTATCTAAATATTACAAATATTTGTATTTttaatatatttagttaaagttgagATTATTTGACTCTTGAAGTACGAGATAGAGATGGGACGGAGGAAGTACTGTTTCACAAAATTTTGAACCAACTTTTACTTTAGTTGTGAGATCTTTAATAAATCAGTGTTTTCAGATGCTCCCAAAATGGTCAGTGAAATCACTCATACTACCAACTAGTAGTACATTTAAATTTCAAATGGCGTTACTGCCTACATGTTCGACCGTCATTTTCCAGCGAAACACACTACTACTCAGTAGCAAAAACAGTACTGGTAATTCGGGTGCAACAAGGAAACATATGTTGAAATTGCTGCGAACCGGCACATCAAATGTGAACCCTGAGGCTTTATACGTTCCAACACTCTTACATGGCTCCAGACAATATGGTTAAATGAACAATACGGTGACAAACAATGCACGTTGGTGACCTGAATAGCTAGCATAGAGCTAACCGGGCGACATTAACTAAATTGTCTGTGGAAAACAGAGCCCAAAATCACCGAAACAAACACTAGCTGGAGCAGCCTTTTTTCCTGCTTCGGTTGCCAAATATCCACCAAGATTATACACACATGGCAAATATAATAAAGCCTGACTCAGCTTTCATCTTTGTAGCATAACGCCATTCATATACACATTTCACCTCTTCATTGGAAACCTGCAAGTTTCAGTAGAGGTTAATAACAATGACCAAGAGCAGCAATAACTTTTAAACACGCAAACCAAAAAAATGCAGGACTCAAATAATAGTATTTCCATAGAAACCATATCCTTGGAGATTATTCCAGAAACATATATAGTCCAAACACCATAAACTTGAACTAATTAAGTGTAAATTCCAAGCAAATTCTGCAAATATTTGATTTAAAAAATTACAGTTCTCTTTGATTGTAGCAAGTAGCCAAAAGAAAATGAAGGTAAACTATAATGTGGCTGCAATAGGTTCAGCCACAGTTCAGCCAATTAAGACAAACAATAGGTCAGACAAAATTGGCATTTCAATTCTCAGGTGCTAATATTGGACATCAACTGGATGAATAATTGGATACACCTTCACCTTGAAGCATATGCCCCTTTCAAAATCTGAAAAGTCTATCTAGACAGAAAACTGTCATGATGATTGCATGCTTCCAGCAAACCATCTAAAAAGAATGGGGATGCTTGAATAGCTGTAAGCAGCGCTCAAATTAGCACATTTGATCTGCTGAACTTCTTTCTCAGGCAAGTATCTACTGCAGATGTAAATTACTACCTTCTCTATTTTTATGCATGGTACACTTTGTTTTGTTAGGACAAGAATTTGAAGAGAaattaatatattaatattttatttatgaGATAAAAAATTATAATCATAAGTATTTTTTAATACATGAATCTAATGACATCAACTGTgtcaaaaaatattttttaatggAGTAATCACTAGTCAAAGGCTTGTAAATGAAATAAGCTTGTAATTTCAAACAGAGGGAGTACATTATTTCATCATGCAGTGTTCCAGTGACAGAAAATTTCTATCGTCCTAACGCATTAGGATATCTTAGGAGTTAAAACTGAGCCTAAAcagttgaaaataaaaaaatgaaggaATAAAACAGTGTAGAATAATTTAAAAGCTAGTGTAGAATAATTCAAAAGCTACCCTCTCTAGTCCAAATTATAAgaagttttggcttttctagatacatacattgcttttgctatgtatttagacatagtgtatatctaagtgcatagcaaaagctatgtatctagaaaaaacaaaacgtccaataatttggaatggaggtagTATAATATATGCACACTTCTACATTGGATCATTAACAAATATATGTACTGCTGACAACCGTACAACCGATTGGACACAGCATTATCAGATTTAGCTAACAGATACCAGTGAATTAGTCCCATGAAAGGAACATCAAATACACATTAAGATGTACAAATGGATCAAACATTAACCTGATCACAACGCCATTTCAGCTTGCAGTGCAGCAAGCTCATCATCTTCAGCTGTAGCTTTCTGTGGAGCAGGGCGAGCTGGTTGCTTGTTGGCTGGGACATGCACTGGATGCACTGGAGGAGCTGCAACAGGCTCCAGGAGCTGAGATTCCAACTCTGCTCCCTCCAGTTCTTCAAGTTCCGCTTCCAGTTCATCCTGTAAGTTTTTTCAGTGCAATGGGTGCTAAGTGTGTCAGAGAAAACTATGCACTGCAAGGTTGCAAATCTTAAATGCCCACAGTGAATTACCTCGTCGAAATCAGCATAAGCTCCAAGAGGAGCTGACAAAGCATCTTGAATTTGTTTCATATTTTCAGTCTGTTCGTTAATTTCATCCATGGTCTTGTCGACATCATCAATGTTTCTGCAGGGACATGGTAAATAATCATTTTGAGACCTTGAACGACTAGGTGCATAAATCCTAAAATAGGACTCAATATTAATACTAACGTTGCTTTTTGCATTGCTTTCATAGCTGCAGCTCCAGTTCTCAACGCATCAACAGTCTCTGTTGTAGCTTTAGCTGCTTCTAACATGATCATCTGCATACAAAATGGGTTTATATAGTTAACACACAGCGTACAGTAAACAAAAACCTCAATGTTTGAGTGCAAATATACCTGATCATGGATTCTCAACTGAAAATTTCCGAGCTGCTCAATTTGTTGCTCATAAAGTTTTTTCCTCTTCAAGGATTGGATAGCCGCTGTTAAGAGGAAGTTTATTTGTATTAGCACAAGTTTCTATAAATCCAGTTCCCATTGCATAGGAAAGGAGGTTGGTAGCATTTAAAGATGGTCAACATTAGTTTACATGGAAGCCAAGAAAGAGGAAAAATAAAGAAAACATAAGCTGTATTAGCTAATAACGTTATGATCATGAGGTCTTCAAGTCAAAGATGTTGAAAATTGCTCTGCAAATAATGTTCCATGGAATTTGCATTCTATGTGGATCTATTACATTGCAGGTGCATACAAACCTAAACTTGTTTTGATAAAATACTATGTCAACATGGTGAAACAATACTACCAAGTAACAACGATAAGCACAATAACTGTGTCAAAAGAAATACCCACATATTTGTTGATCCAATGCACCATGCACCAACGAAATTTATATACACAAATACGATGGACAAGCTAAATTCGTTTCGGTAAAATACTTTGTCAATATGGTGACACAACACTAATAAAGTAATAATGATAAGCACAGTAACTGTGTCAAAATAATACGTGCATATTTCTTGATCCAATGCACCAAAGAAATTTATATGCACAGATACACAAATATGATGGATAAGCTTGGAGTACAGCATGTGCGCCGAGGAGATTCAGATTACTTAACAAAAGCATGTAGTCTCCAATCATACCGCCAGAGCACAAGTATATATCTCAAATTGCACTATTGTGGTTTATCATACCTCTTTTATTCTTTGCTTTTGAGAACTCCTTGGCTCTCTCAAGCTCAGCGGCTGCTTTTTTCTCCAgcaccttttctttcttctccagCATATCAAGAGTCTGAATATAAACAAAGCAAGCTTTTAGAACTTTCTAATTTACTATGGTATAAGCATTACATGTGCCAAATTGTCAGCTATAACAAGAGCATAGTTCATTAGGTGGTTAAACATATATAAAGAGTTAACTGATCCCTTCGTAATTAGTAAAATGTTAGAACTTCAGGAGCAAATAAAGCAAATCAAAGAATGATCAGCCTACAAAGGTATTGATCATAAGTAGATGGAGCCTTGCAAatgccatgggaagaacttaagcaTCCCATAAGTTGAGATGAAGTTAACAAAATGTGAGTTCCAAGACACTAAAGTAGAACTTGCTAAAAAAAGACTCTAAAGTAGAAGGGTGCGGATTTTTGTCATGCATGCGTGATCAGGCAACAAGTGTTGTCATATTTTGGTTAAACCTTGTAACAGTTCAATTCAAATGAAGGAAACTCTGAAGTCCCAATTATATTTACGCAACCAAAATAAGAGAACATCAAACGTGCCCAAAAAAACACCTTAATGGAAGTGAGACAAGGTAATCATACGCCAGGAAATAAATAAAGAAGACAGAAAGGTCACCTCATTTAACTTGTCGAGAGTGGCCAAGGCATTGGAGTTGGCCTGCTCCTTGGGCTTCCCGAAGATCCTATTGAACATGGACATGGCTACTCTGGCAACAGAAACTCCAAACGCCTGCGAGGCAAAACTGTGGGCTGGAACAACGTCATTTCACAAGCTAATTCGAGAAACTCATCAAGTAGCAATTGCAAGCACCACCCCCAAAAATAACTGAAGTGGAACAGGAGGGCTTGTCCCCGGTGGAGCCCCCATCTAATACTACATCGAAGCAGCGGGTGCCCGATCCGAGCAGAGACCGCCGACTAATCGACCGCGATGAACTAAGGCAGAGGAACGGTGGATCGCATTCGACCCTCTCCCTAATCGCGGGGCCGCACCGATCTGGGAGCGGTGATCGGTGTATCTAGCAGGAGCGAGGAGGCTTACCGGATTcgtcgtcgccggcggcggcggcggcgagcgttATTCGAGAGAGGAGGGGAGGAATCTCGTTGGAAGGCGCGGCTTTGGGTAGGAGGCAACAGCCGAGCGAGGGGATCGGGTGGGGGAGTTGGGATCGATGGGGGAGATTTGTTATTCTGGGCTGGTTTTCGATGATCGGGGGAGAGGGAGACGAGTTGGAGTTGGGTCGGATGGAGACGACCGCGTACGCACGCACCGCGGAAGGTGACCAGACGAAGCAAACGGAAACACGGTTGCAGTTGGTTTTTTTTTCCCGTTTGCTTCGCTAACACGGTTGCAGTTGGTTTTTTTTTTCCCGTTTGCTTCGCTAAAAAGAAGAAGCCCAAATACCATTCCGACCGATTCgggggagagaaaaatattgttccagctaaaAATCAAGTTGAAAAAGActgattataagagaagcgaacatgacctTTATTGTCAATTATTTGCACGGCACTCCTAGTATTGTGGAGCAATCCAACACATCTATTCTCTTTCTCTCCCCCCTACTTCTCCAAATCCAGCGGCATTAGAAGAAATCTTTTGGGAGACAGGCTGGTTAGGTAGTGGGGATGGCGGAAAGACGGCG
Coding sequences within:
- the LOC136452407 gene encoding vacuolar protein sorting-associated protein 32 homolog 2-like, with translation MSMFNRIFGKPKEQANSNALATLDKLNETLDMLEKKEKVLEKKAAAELERAKEFSKAKNKRAAIQSLKRKKLYEQQIEQLGNFQLRIHDQMIMLEAAKATTETVDALRTGAAAMKAMQKATNIDDVDKTMDEINEQTENMKQIQDALSAPLGAYADFDEDELEAELEELEGAELESQLLEPVAAPPVHPVHVPANKQPARPAPQKATAEDDELAALQAEMAL